A single genomic interval of Helianthus annuus cultivar XRQ/B chromosome 13, HanXRQr2.0-SUNRISE, whole genome shotgun sequence harbors:
- the LOC110898361 gene encoding increased DNA methylation 1, translating into MGPCESDIRGRFACDCVNEFFRTNIPWIFIIYMELDLHEEHSQQRVLTEPSSSNPKSAKRAKKCASSEVKIKSKPTKDMKMHRLIFADGEILDGTAVAYIANGKKVLCGKKQGHGILCECCKSKISASQFEAHAGWSTRRKPYENIFLPNGVSLHAFSLLLKQIHENLAMKNGVCGECHKGGDLTLCDGCPRSFHNECILDTWRPLEIWFCKYCKDSMKRSESYLNDVAGLTVSGLNPIEEVEKRCIRIIDNPNKHDLVACSLCRSYEFSVDGFNDQTVIVCDQCELEFHIGCLREHYKANLKALPPGSWFCSVECGRLSYVIKVLVTRGAQKVPDTLVDTVTNLDVKWVVVHGKHASEEDKSLLAEAADIFHDGFNPIVDSVTGKDFIESMTYGKSIDASDFAGVHCAMLTTGSKVVTAGLFRVFGHDIVELPIVATSQTYQGKGYFKLFFTCFEKLLSFLMIKKLVVPAAEDTKAMWTNKFGFRRVTASEQSEYRKKQTSMVAFTGTSLLEKAVPEGLVTFEDNPFFNLNMG; encoded by the exons ATGGGACCTTGTGAAAGCGATATCAGAGGACGGTTTGCCTGTGATTGCGTCAATGAG TTCTTTAGGACTAACATTCCCTggatatttattatatatatggAGTTGGATTTACATGAAGAACATAGTCAACAGAGAGTGTTGACAGA GCCATCGAGTTCAAATCCAAAGTCAGCCAAGAGGGCAAAGAAATGCGCCTCTTCGGAAGTGAAGATCAAATCAAAGCCAACTAA AGACATGAAAATGCATCGGTTAATATTTGCGGATGGAGAAATACTGGATGGAACTGCTGTTGCTTATATAGCTAATGGAAAG AAAGTGCTATGCGGTAAAAAGCAAGGCCATGGTATACTCTGTGAGTGTTGTAAATCTAAG ATTAGTGCCTCACAGTTTGAAGCTCATGCTGGCTGGAGCACGCGCAGAAAACC CTACGAGAATATTTTTCTCCCAAATGGAGTCTCTCTACATGCATTTTCACTTCTCTTAAAGCAAATTCACGAAAATCTGGCTATGAAGAATGGCGTGTGTGGAGAGTGTCATAAGGGAGGAGACCTAACGCTCTGTGACGGATGTCCTCGGTCTTTTCATAATG AATGCATACTCGATACATGGCGTCCTCTTGAAATATGGTTTTGCAAATATTGCAAAGACTCGATGAAGCGTTCGGAATCATATTTGAATGATGTGGCTGGTTTAACGGTTTCTGGACTCAATCCCATAGAAGAGGTTGAAAAGCGTTGCATCCGGATTATTGATAATCCAAACAAGCATGATCTGGTAGCATGCTCGTTATGCAG ATCATACGAGTTCAGCGTTGATGGCTTTAATGATCAAACCGTTATCGTGTGTGATCAG TGCGAATTAGAATTTCACATCGGTTGCTTGAGGGAACATTATAAAGCCAATCTGAAG GCTTTGCCACCGGGCAGTTGGTTCTGCTCGGTCGAGTGTGGGAGACTCAGTTACGTTATTAAGGTTTTGGTTACCCGCGGAGCACAAAAAGTTCCTGATACTCTTGTGGACACCGTAACTAATCTTGACGTGAAGTGGGTTGTCGTTCATGGCAAACATGCTTCAGAAGAAGACAAGTCGTTGCTTGCTGAAGCTGCTGATATTTTTCAT GATGGTTTCAATCCGATCGTCGATTCGGTAACCGGAAAAGATTTCATTGAGTCTATGACATATGG GAAGAGTATAGATGCGTCGGATTTTGCTGGGGTGCATTGTGCCATGTTAACAACAGG CTCAAAAGTTGTTACAGCTGGATTGTTTCGTGTATTTGGTCACGACATTGTAGAACTTCCAATTGTTGCTACCAGTCAAACTTACCAAGGGAAG GGCTACTTCAAGCTTTTCTTCACGTGCTTCGAGAAACTGCTATCGTTTTTAATGATTAAGAAGCTCGTGGTCCCAGCTGCTGAAGACACGAAAGCGATGTGGACTAACAAATTTGGTTTCAGAAGAGTGACAGCGTCAGAG CAAAGCGAGTACCGAAAAAAACAAACATCAATGGTGGCTTTTACTGGCACCAGTTTACTGGAGAAGGCCGTCCCTGAAGGTCTTGTCACTTTTGAAGACAATCCTTTTTTCAATCTAAATATGGGGTGA
- the LOC110898360 gene encoding UDP-glycosyltransferase 73C4 codes for MSPNKLHFLLIPHIGPGHTIPMIDMAKLLAKQPNVTVTIATTPLNATRYGPTLTGPIESGLPVRFLQLPFPAAEAGLPEGCESTDKIPSLDLVPNFLAAIGMLQQKLEQRYEMIKPVNCIISDKYMSWTGDFADKYKLPRLMFDGMSCFNELCYNNLYVSKAYDGLPETEPFVVPGLPDRIELTRNQLPPEFNPSSIDTSEFRQRARDAEVRAYGVVINSFEELECEYVKEYKKLRGGKVWCIGPLSLCDSDNSAQAQRGNVAAIDEEQCIKWLDSHKPDSVVYACFGSLVRVNTPQLIELGLGLEASNHPFIWVIKSVHREKEVEEWLAESGFEERVKDRGLIIRGWAPQVLILSHPSVGGFLTHCGWNSTLESVCAGVPMITWPQFAEQFINEKLVVQVLGIGVGVGADSVVHVGEEDRSGVKVKSESVKNAIEKVMDDGIEGNERRKRAKELGIIANGAIKEGGSSHLNLTLLIQDIMHYTKTSS; via the coding sequence ATGTCCCCCAACAAACTCCACTTCCTTCTAATCCCCCACATAGGCCCAGGCCACACTATTCCCATGATAGACATGGCAAAACTACTTGCAAAACAACCCAATGTTACTGTCACAATTGCCACAACACCTCTCAACGCTACCCGCTACGGTCCCACTTTAACCGGACCCATCGAATCTGGACTACCCGTCCGTTTTCTCCAACTCCCATTTCCAGCAGCCGAGGCCGGCTTACCCGAAGGATGTGAAAGCACAGATAAAATCCCCAGTTtggatttagtccctaactttttagCCGCTATTGGCATGCTGCAACAAAAGCTAGAACAACGTTATGAAATGATAAAGCCTGTTAACTGTATCATATCTGATAAGTACATGTCTTGGACCGGGGATTTCGCGGACAAGTATAAACTTCCGAGACTTATGTTTGATGGGATGAGTTGTTTTAATGAGTTATGTTACAATAATTTGTATGTATCTAAGGCGTACGATGGTTTGCCCGAAACAGAACCGTTTGTTGTCCCGGGTTTGCCTGATAGGATTGAGTTGACACGAAACCAGCTTCCACCCGAGTTTAACCCGAGCTCGATTGATACAAGTGAGTTTCGTCAGCGGGCTAGGGATGCCGAAGTGAGGGCTTATGGGGTAGTGATCAATAGTTTTGAGGAATTGGAATGTGAATATGTTAAGGAGTATAAGAAGTTAAGAGGGGGTAAAGTTTGGTGTATCGGGCCATTGTCGTTATGCGATAGTGACAATTCGGCTCAAGCTCAAAGAGGAAATGTAGCCGCGATCGATGAAGAACAATGTATAAAGTGGCTTGATTCTCACAAGCCCGACTCGGTAGTCTATGCTTGTTTTGGTAGCCTTGTGAgggttaacacgccgcaacttatTGAGCTCGGGTTAGGGCTAGAAGCGTCAAATCACCCGTTCATCTGGGTGATTAAATCGGTTCATAGAGAGAAAGAGGTAGAGGAATGGTTAGCGGAAAGTGGGTTTGAGGAGAGGGTTAAAGATAGAGGGTTAATTATCCGAGGTTGGGCCCCACAAGTGTTAATCTTGTCTCATCCGTCGGTTGGAGGTTTCCTGACACATTGTGGTTGGAACTCGACTCTGGAATCCGTGTGTGCGGGTGTGCCCATGATCACATGGCCACAGTTTGCGGAGCAGTTTATTAATGAGAAGCTTGTAGTGCAAGTATTGGGGATCGGTGTGGGTGTTGGAGCGGATTCTGTTGTTCATGTGGGTGAAGAAGATCGGTCTGGGGTGAAAGTTAAGAGTGAGAGTGTTAAGAACGCTATCGAGAAGGTCATGGATGACGGGATTGAAGGAAATGAGAGACGAAAGAGAGCTAAAGAGCTCGGAATAATAGCTAATGGCGCGATAAAGGAGGGAGGATCTTCGCATTTGAACTTGACACTCCTGATTCAAGACATTATGCATTATACAAAAACTTCAAGTTAA